The proteins below come from a single Miscanthus floridulus cultivar M001 chromosome 1, ASM1932011v1, whole genome shotgun sequence genomic window:
- the LOC136489129 gene encoding histone-lysine N-methyltransferase ATXR4-like isoform X2, with the protein MFLRRRLLSTAAAARGPPPIRVSLTESAGRGVFATRPVSSGELLHSAQPLVSHPSHSLLHEVCYSCLRRKPGEGRVSSGGYYFCSDACRDHAKGFHDIDKNVDWSLFDYHCSSRGLKYPYMAKRLACMVISGAAIADCLNILQPARLHQGTLIEMEEEFELLESTFRKAGFQEEVTNYWYINVLARIRINAFRIELVASSYEDLLSSASASVSCDSSVGNAVYMLPSFYNHDCDPNAHIVWLDNADAKLKALRDIEEGEELRICYIDTSLDADARQKILADGFGFKCHCLRCLSGD; encoded by the exons AtgttcctccgccgccgcctcctctccaCCGCGGCCGCCGCCCGCGGCCCACCGCCGATCCGCGTGTCCCTAACGGAGTCCGCGGGCCGCGGCGTTTTCGCCACCCGCCCAGTCTCCTCTGGCGAGCTCCTCCACTCGGCGCAGCCCCTCGTCTCCCACCCATCCCACTCACTGCTCCACGAG GTTTGCTACAGTTGCCTCAGAAGGAAGCCCGGGGAAGGGCGCGTTTCAAGCGGAGGTTACTACTTCTGCAGCGACGCTTGCAGGGACCACGCCAAG GGGTTCCATGACATTGACAAGAACGTAGATTGGTCTTTATTCGATTACCACTGCAG TTCACGTGGTCTAAAGTACCCATACATGGCCAAGCGCCTTGCCTGCATGGTTATATCAGGAGCTGCTATTGCAGATTGTCTTAACATACTTCAGCCAGCTCGGTTGCACCAGGGGACGTTGATTGAG ATGGAGGAGGAATTTGAGTTGTTGGAGTCCACTTTTAGAAAAGCTGGGTTTCAGGAAGAAGTCACAAACT ACTGGTACATCAATGTATTGGCAAGAATACGCATAAATGCATTTCGTATTGAATTGGTTGCAAGCTCATATGAGGATCTCTTATCCTCAGCGTCAGCCTCCGTATCATGTGATTCATCAGTTGGCAATGCGGTTTATATGCTCCCCTCTTTCTACAACCATGACTGCG ATCCAAATGCTCACATAGTTTGGCTGGATAATGCTGATGCGAAATTGAAGGCCCTCCGTGACATTGAAGAAG GTGAGGAGCTGCGCATCTGCTACATCGATACTAGCCTAGATGCCGACGCTAGACAGAAGATTCTTGCTGATGGATTTGGCTTCAAGTGCCATTGCCTTCGGTGCTTGTCTGGAGACTAG
- the LOC136489129 gene encoding histone-lysine N-methyltransferase ATXR4-like isoform X3: protein MFLRRRLLSTAAAARGPPPIRVSLTESAGRGVFATRPVSSGELLHSAQPLVSHPSHSLLHEVCYSCLRRKPGEGRVSSGGYYFCSDACRDHAKGFHDIDKNVDWSLFDYHCSSRGLKYPYMAKRLACMVISGAAIADCLNILQPARLHQGTLIEMEEEFELLESTFRKAGFQEEVTNSSASVSCDSSVGNAVYMLPSFYNHDCDPNAHIVWLDNADAKLKALRDIEEGEELRICYIDTSLDADARQKILADGFGFKCHCLRCLSGD from the exons AtgttcctccgccgccgcctcctctccaCCGCGGCCGCCGCCCGCGGCCCACCGCCGATCCGCGTGTCCCTAACGGAGTCCGCGGGCCGCGGCGTTTTCGCCACCCGCCCAGTCTCCTCTGGCGAGCTCCTCCACTCGGCGCAGCCCCTCGTCTCCCACCCATCCCACTCACTGCTCCACGAG GTTTGCTACAGTTGCCTCAGAAGGAAGCCCGGGGAAGGGCGCGTTTCAAGCGGAGGTTACTACTTCTGCAGCGACGCTTGCAGGGACCACGCCAAG GGGTTCCATGACATTGACAAGAACGTAGATTGGTCTTTATTCGATTACCACTGCAG TTCACGTGGTCTAAAGTACCCATACATGGCCAAGCGCCTTGCCTGCATGGTTATATCAGGAGCTGCTATTGCAGATTGTCTTAACATACTTCAGCCAGCTCGGTTGCACCAGGGGACGTTGATTGAG ATGGAGGAGGAATTTGAGTTGTTGGAGTCCACTTTTAGAAAAGCTGGGTTTCAGGAAGAAGTCACAAACT CGTCAGCCTCCGTATCATGTGATTCATCAGTTGGCAATGCGGTTTATATGCTCCCCTCTTTCTACAACCATGACTGCG ATCCAAATGCTCACATAGTTTGGCTGGATAATGCTGATGCGAAATTGAAGGCCCTCCGTGACATTGAAGAAG GTGAGGAGCTGCGCATCTGCTACATCGATACTAGCCTAGATGCCGACGCTAGACAGAAGATTCTTGCTGATGGATTTGGCTTCAAGTGCCATTGCCTTCGGTGCTTGTCTGGAGACTAG
- the LOC136489129 gene encoding histone-lysine N-methyltransferase ATXR4-like isoform X1 — MFLRRRLLSTAAAARGPPPIRVSLTESAGRGVFATRPVSSGELLHSAQPLVSHPSHSLLHEVCYSCLRRKPGEGRVSSGGYYFCSDACRDHAKGFHDIDKNVDWSLFDYHCSSRGLKYPYMAKRLACMVISGAAIADCLNILQPARLHQGTLIEMEEEFELLESTFRKAGFQEEVTNFLTIDWYINVLARIRINAFRIELVASSYEDLLSSASASVSCDSSVGNAVYMLPSFYNHDCDPNAHIVWLDNADAKLKALRDIEEGEELRICYIDTSLDADARQKILADGFGFKCHCLRCLSGD, encoded by the exons AtgttcctccgccgccgcctcctctccaCCGCGGCCGCCGCCCGCGGCCCACCGCCGATCCGCGTGTCCCTAACGGAGTCCGCGGGCCGCGGCGTTTTCGCCACCCGCCCAGTCTCCTCTGGCGAGCTCCTCCACTCGGCGCAGCCCCTCGTCTCCCACCCATCCCACTCACTGCTCCACGAG GTTTGCTACAGTTGCCTCAGAAGGAAGCCCGGGGAAGGGCGCGTTTCAAGCGGAGGTTACTACTTCTGCAGCGACGCTTGCAGGGACCACGCCAAG GGGTTCCATGACATTGACAAGAACGTAGATTGGTCTTTATTCGATTACCACTGCAG TTCACGTGGTCTAAAGTACCCATACATGGCCAAGCGCCTTGCCTGCATGGTTATATCAGGAGCTGCTATTGCAGATTGTCTTAACATACTTCAGCCAGCTCGGTTGCACCAGGGGACGTTGATTGAG ATGGAGGAGGAATTTGAGTTGTTGGAGTCCACTTTTAGAAAAGCTGGGTTTCAGGAAGAAGTCACAAACT TTTTGACCATAGACTGGTACATCAATGTATTGGCAAGAATACGCATAAATGCATTTCGTATTGAATTGGTTGCAAGCTCATATGAGGATCTCTTATCCTCAGCGTCAGCCTCCGTATCATGTGATTCATCAGTTGGCAATGCGGTTTATATGCTCCCCTCTTTCTACAACCATGACTGCG ATCCAAATGCTCACATAGTTTGGCTGGATAATGCTGATGCGAAATTGAAGGCCCTCCGTGACATTGAAGAAG GTGAGGAGCTGCGCATCTGCTACATCGATACTAGCCTAGATGCCGACGCTAGACAGAAGATTCTTGCTGATGGATTTGGCTTCAAGTGCCATTGCCTTCGGTGCTTGTCTGGAGACTAG